In one window of Cydia pomonella isolate Wapato2018A chromosome 16, ilCydPomo1, whole genome shotgun sequence DNA:
- the LOC133526562 gene encoding uncharacterized protein LOC133526562 — MPKINRTYCAVYGCLSNNIKNPDFSFFSIPSKYEIRLRWLQVMARMDLIGSYRYHRVCEEHFQPEDILLKSTRRLLKKNVMPTLKLPVTSAVAQTPAEETVEIKHEIEDSFSEHEDDILEALENRKRQNESDPLGEPSKKIKEENPDPEELNLDDSPKSVFSEMIEEMQKTRCFVSQQDEDEMETTPPEMTTVQSITEASQKFNFKPKHNVIPDIPSVSKLKELNTPPEITVVQPITEASQKFNFKSKPILLPDIPPGSKLKELLTVDVKNNKQEKEVFPKDFMKSVLSSQEEILTILKSQVLLENPDPDLLTFLRLVGMKLSRLFPIERREMQNQIINILNKK, encoded by the exons ATGCCGAAGATAAATCGTACGTACTGCGCTGTCTACGGCTGCCTTAGCAACAATATCAAGAATCCGGATTTTTCGTTCTTTTCGATCCCTTCTAAATACGAAAT ACGATTACGCTGGCTTCAAGTAATGGCCCGCATGGACCTGATAGGCAGCTATCGCTACCACCGAGTGTGTGAAGAGCATTTCCAGCCGGAGGACATCTTGCTGAAGTCCACTAGACGGTTGCTGAAGAAGAACGTTATGCCGACTTTGAAGCTGCCTGTT ACCTCTGCCGTTGCCCAAACGCCTGCAGAAGAAACAGTAGAAATCAAGCATGAAATAGAAGATTCCTTCTCAGAACACGAAGATGATATACTGGAGGCCCTGGAAAACAGAAAACGACAGAACGAGTCTGATCCTTTAGGTGAACCCAGTAAGaaaattaaagaagaaaatCCAGACCCCGAAGAACTTAATTTAGATGATTCTCCAAAATCTGTGTTTAGTGAGATGATAGAAGAAATGCAGAAAACAAGGTGTTTTGTTTCACAACAGGACGAAGATGAAATGGAAACTACACCACCTGAAATGACAACAGTGCAGTCAATAACAGAAGCCAGccagaaatttaattttaaaccgaAGCATAATGTAATACCTGATATTCCTTCAGTATCAAAACTTAAAGAATTGAATACACCACCTGAAATAACAGTAGTGCAGCCAATAACAGAAGCCAGccagaaatttaattttaaatctaaGCCTATTCTATTACCTGATATTCCTCCAGGATCAAAACTTAAAGAATTGTTGACTGTAGACGTGAAAAATAACAAGCAAGAAAAAGAGGTATTTCCTAAGGATTTCATGAAGTCTGTGCTGAGTTCTCAGGAGGAGATCCTGACGATATTGAAGAGCCAGGTGCTGCTAGAGAACCCTGATCCCGATTTGCTGACGTTTCTCAGGTTAGTAGGAATGAAGCTTTCTCGACTCTTTCCGATTGAAAGGAGAGAGATGCAGAAtcagattattaatattttaaataaaaaataa
- the LOC133526548 gene encoding uncharacterized protein LOC133526548 gives MSEFAQTQNSILRISDEKTLQLIELYEQEQCLWNTHIPEYKSREKRQKATERIARKLDIKHFEARHVVIKFKNLRNSYCQELKKIASSISMGLSEEEQYRPRVFWFSKMDSFLRPHLQPARAQSFSLSHASENEQVKSEAGADSDSNQNSEDYCIKDDSVHSFPIVELDVDDSIHSEDEPPMKRRAQRYSSSSSRIRDAPPSFVQIDLAKTIKDMEAKIQALTNEKKEDYYDSFGKYIASLLRSMPKEKAMLLQPKVISLIVSGAGLGDGSVSQSDI, from the exons ATGTCAGAATTCGCGCAAACTCAAAACTCCATCCTTCGCATTAGCGACGAAAAAACGCTACAACTCATAGAACTTTACGAACAAGAACAATGTCTTTGGAACACACACATTCCGGAGTATAAAAGCAGAGAGAAGAGACAGAAAGCGACTGAGAGAATCGCTCGGAAACTGGATATTAAGCACTTCGAAGCCCGCCATGTTGTGATTAAGTTTAAAAATTTGAGGAACTCGTATTGCCAGGAGTTGAAGAAGATAGCGTCGAGCATCAGCATGGGGTTGAGCGAGGAGGAGCAGTATAGGCCGAGGGTGTTCTGGTTTTCAAAGATGGATTCGTTTTTAAGGCCTCATCTTCAGCCAGCGAGGGCCCAGTCATTTTCGTTGTCG cACGCGTCAGAGAATGAGCAAGTGAAAAGCGAAGCAGGAGCCGACAGCGACTCCAATCAAAACAGCGAAGATTACTGCATAAAAGACGATAGCGTACACTCCTTCCCTATCGTAGAATTGGATGTAGATGACAGCATCCATTCTGAGGATGAGCCACCAATGAAACGACGTGCTCAGAGGTATTCCTCCTCTTCTTCTAGAATAAGAGATGCACCGCCGTCTTTTGTCCAAATTGATCTAGCTAAGACTATAAAAGATATGGAAGCGAAAATCCAAGCGCTGACTAACGAAAAGAAGGAAGATTATTATGATTCTTTCGGGAAGTATATAGCGTCATTGCTTAGAAGTATGCCGAAGGAAAAAGCGATGTTGCTGCAACCAAAAGTGATAAGTCTGATAGTGTCAGGGGCTGGGTTAGGAGACGGTTCTGTGAGCCAGTCTGATATTtag